ACTCGGCCTACTGACACTCCAGACAAGTCGTATCGTATCATTCCGACACTGGACTGAGGTTCGTCCGTGAACCCTGCTCTCTCGCTTCCTTGGGTTCTGCCGCGGAATGTTGGAACGCAATGCAAAACCTACCACGGAAAGAGACGAGAGGAAATTGTCAATAATGTTTTTTCATCATTGttgggggggtttttttcaagaaaaagaagaagaagaagaagaagaagaagaagaagaagaagaagaagaagaagaagaagaagaagaagagtaAGAAAGTAACGGTAATCATGAACGACCCGGATCTGACTTGGCCAGGTTTAAGGTACCTAGATTCGGTTCCTTGTCCACCCCTAACTTATCACAGGCTTCAACACGGCAAAACGACATCCAGCTTGCCGGTCGTCGGCCACAAGCGGCTGACTGACTGTGACCCATTCCCGATGCTTCACTTTCAGTCTTCCCGaagcccctccctcctctgtCTTCGGCCCCTGGGGGCCATGTCGCCACAAGTGGGTGGGTGTATGGGATGAGACAAGCCACCTCCTCGGGAACTATTTCCTTCGGATCGCTAGGGTCCTCGCGAAATCTCAGCCCTGATAACCCTGGTCGGAGGCGACCACCGAAGGAGCGCAACTTCTAGCTCATACGTCAAGTGCGGTTATCTTCGATACAGGGCGATCAAGTGGATGGGCCATCGGCCAAGAGGTTGGACCTACATTTCGTCACGATGAATTTCTCTGCTACAAATCCACACTtgcaccgccgccctggctgCCCAGTACGCCGAAGGGACAggcagaagaggaagaaggtaAGGGGGCCCTAAAGGTCtagaaggaggagggcgtcTTGACAAGGTCCTGCAGGTGTATCCGTATTACAGGACGGATCCTGTACGTAGGTGGGCTCTCGAGGAAAGAGGGAGAGCATCACCGtggtacctacctaggtatgtaGGCTCAAGTGGTAACTTCCTCCCATCCGCTTGTTCACTCctggggggttttttttttttttaaccTTCTGCCCTCTTTTCCATCCCATCGTCCCTTTATTTCTTCCTGACTGGCTGTTCTTTACACTTTTTTGCTCAGTCTCCATTTCTCAGTCTCTTTctcctccaccccccccctcctttggCTCTCAGTCCCTCGGACTCCCCTCTCCACACCACCATCAACCTTCTTCCTCAGTACTGCCACTCTCTCCATTCGGGCCTCTCCGTGTCTCTTCCTCAATTAAATTTCCCCCTCATCACGCGTTTTGCCTCGCGGCGCCGAGTTCGTGCAATGTACATAGTTTATGAACACACTTCTACAATCTGGGTACAGCCCTGTCGGTGTGTTTGATCCTTGTCCCCGTCCTCCAAAAACAGCTGGTAGGTATTGGGCCGCTCCCTGGTTCATCGGCATCTCACTCCCACACATCCACATCGACGGACAGATGTTACCTTGTCCACCGCCAAAAAGACACCCCTGCAactctctgtctctctctctctctctttctctcttctcttcctcctcttgtTACTGAGCCAGACCAAGCACCTTGGCCTCACACCTGCCGCTGCCCCCAGGCTCACAGACAGGAAGAGGTCTGTATCAGGAGAATCCGGCTTAGCTCCAACCGACGTTCCGAACCTGACCGTGCAGACCTATTGGCCAGTTCATGGATGATGCTTCATTTTCTACACTACTTCTTTTATACCTCCAGGATCCGTCTGCACCGCCCCTTGACctgtcttcttctcgctctcCTTTTGCGTCCCACTCACCAAGGCCTCATTGCCCTTGACTCCCATTGCCAGTCACTCCTTTTTATTTTCCAatacacacacagagagagagggagagccTTGTAACCTATAATATTATTTTCCTTTTTCGAGGGGTAAATTACCTCTTCGCAACTATAATACCTTCTCTCCGGGAGCTGGCTCTCTTCATCCTGCCAGGAACCCAGACGATCAGCCGCGCGCGCTCTACCACGTTTCTATATTCATCATCCAACGAAGTTGCCGGCCGTCACACAAACTTGTCACGATCCTTCACCTTGCCGTGGTTGAGCACATATAAATTACACTCGCAGAACCGGAACCCATAATTGGGCTAGCTACTACACTCACCTATATTGCTACGCTGTCCAGCCGAGAACGGGGATCCCTACCGCCTCTCACGACCACAAGCCTCACCACGAGGACCCGCTGTCCCTAACGCTCATCTTCACCCGCCGGCTTGCGAGTAAGAGACCAAAAAGGGATCAGCAGAGAGAAAGGAGAGCCAAGAAAGGACAGAAAATCTACGCGTTCCCTGGCCCCAACAAAGGACAACCActctcgccgcccgcccatTACTCGCCTGGCCCGGAATCATCTGTCACTCCGCTTTAGTTGGCCACTGCGCCAGACTCTTCCAAGTAAGTTCCTGGAAGCTGCTCTCGTTCGGCCTGTCGGATCGCGCTCGTCGATACATGGGCATTGTGGAACGagtctccccccctcccctccaacCGCCGCCAGATACAACTACCATCCTTGTGTCCCTCGTCCGAGGATCAATGCTAACAGTCCATCCGTCCCCGTTCAGCATCAACCCAATAATTGATTAACCGCACGCTCCCTTGTTCTCGTCCTCTCCCACGCACCATGAACTCTGGTCAGGCACAGCTGTAGGCGCCCCCCATCCTGTCCCTGCAGCCCCCGGCTACGTGACTTACAAGTACAATTTAGTCGGCAACAAATACAGACACCTTCCTTCATCTTCAACCCTAACAACAAATTTAGAAGAGACGTCCCGCCTCGTACAACGCATATTATCAACATGAACGGCAATGACATACCCGTCAAGCAAGAGGGTTTAGGAGCACCCGCTGGGATCTGGACAACTCCGACATCTCAGGGTATgcgacctcggcctgcgACCATCCACGAGGGCTTCTCTTACAGCATGGGCGACGACTACGGCACCCTACCATCGTGGGATTCATCTCCCCTGCCGCTACAGCAGACACCCAGCGACGCCATATCCCGCCCGGTCTCGGTCCATCAACAAGACTTCTACCCCGTCACCACAATGGATAACAGTGAGTCGGCCCCATCAGAGACCACCTCGCATGCTAACAGACGTATCAGACTGGCACCAAAAGCCTTGCGAGGACACGTTTGAGTTCCACGGCCTGGACACTGAGATGATCGGCCAGGCGTACACCACGGATGAAGCCGTTCCTGTCCTCGACTTAAGATACCAGCAACAAGATGGCGAAGCCTTCAACTTCGACTGTGGCCCCAACCCGCGACGCATGTCGGGCTCATCCTTCACCATGTCGACTTCGGGTGCTCTCTCCGACATGCCATCCTATGAGGACTTTTCGGCCGCTCTATCAGAAGCACCGTCGTTTAGTTCAGACTACCCGCCGCCGTCTAACCGCAATTCAttgatgtcgtcgacgcAACTGTCGCCCGTGGCGTCTCCCCGAATGACTCCCCAAAGCCGATCTGAACTTGTCAGGACCCAGAGCCGTGGCCGAGCGTCTCCGTCGCCTCGCCCTGGAATGCGATCTGCTCCGTACAGTGTTGAGCGTGGAACGACGAAGAGATGGTCGACAGGGTCGTACGGAACTCAACAGAACCGACGTCAAACGCCTTTCGTGTTTCATCCTGGCCACGATGCCTTCGGTGCCCACCAGCGCATGTCTTCGAGACACTCGTCGCCCACGATCCAGCATCAGCAGGTTCCTCTGAACTTTACCAATCTTCAAGCCGCCCAACAACACCCGTTCATGATGGCCGCCCCGCCGCAGTACCAAAGGAACAGCATGAACACCATGCTTTTGCCCTCGCAGTTGCCATCCAACGGTTTCCACCCTGACACCCATCACTTCGaggctccgccgccgctttTGTCTCATGGTCTCTTCCGTATGCTTCAGAGCAACGCCGATCCCCACTCGCTTCACAGCCACTACACGGACCTGTCAGACCCCCCCGACCTGTACGCCTCATTGCACGAGGAACAGATCCCACCTCCCCCCGAAGACATGAACCCGTCTGATCCAGATCTTGTCCCCCACGAGCAGGAACTGCGGTTCGAGGGCGACTTGTACACCCCCCGATGGGTGAGAGGTCACGGCAACAAGCGTGAGGGATGGTGTGGCATCTGCAAGCCTGGCCGTTGGTTGGTGCTCAAGAATTCGGCATTCTGGTACGACAAGTCCTTTACCCATGGAATCAGCGCCGCCACGGGCAACCCGTTCCAAGAGCCTCAAGAAACCCGACGGATGGACGGTAATCCGGACGTCTGGGAAGGTTTGTGCGGCAGCTGCAATGACTGGATCGCCCTTGTCagcagcaagaagaagggtaCCACATGGTTCAGGCACGCGTACAAGGTATGTTGCAacacggcgacggccgccacAAACCGTCAAGTATCATACAGCAAAACTGACTTGTCTCTCTCAGTGTCATACCCATCCCAAGATAAAGGATGCGCCGAAGCGTCGACGGGAGAGCAATCACAACCGCAACCTGGCGGCATCACAGATGGCCAAGCCAAAGCTcgagccgcagcagcagcagcagcagccagcacTTCCCATGCCACAGCAGGCCCCGATCACGCCTCAGATGACGCCGTCAGTAGCTTCCGTTACCAGCACGCCGACGCCTGCTcagatgcagcagcaacagcagcaacagcagcagcaccaccaggTCCAGCAACATCAACACCTTCAACAGGTGCAGTCGCCCATGCCCCAGATGACCCACGGACAGATGGGACAAAATCATGGCCAGCCGGGGAATGTCATCAATACTCTGGAAGGCATGCCTGGCATGATTTGAGGACATCCAGCTGTTGCTGCACCCATTGTTGACCTTGAAAGTCTCTGGCTGCACGGGAAGAAAATGAAAGAAAATTTTGTAAAAAAGCACACACGACTGATaccatctccccccccccccccccccccccccccccccgtttTGTACTTTGTCTTTCTCCCTTTTCCTTTGTCACAACTTGAACCCCGCCGCAGCGCGTGCTTTTGGTACAAACACCCCGATCCGACACGTCGTCACGAAAAAACAACGAAACCCTTTTCTTGATCTTGATTTTTTATAGACATGGGCATTATGGGATACCTCTGAGAAGGGAATGAGAAATTATGGGAGATGTGCTTGAGAGTGTTGCATTTCTTTGTTGGGTGGACAtcaaaagaaaaacaaatCGCCGCCGACTTTGTTACCGGTTCCCCCCTTgctcggagaagaagagagagaaggagggaaacGGGAAGGGATGAGTCATGACGTTGTTCCAAGATATCTATTACCTTACCTACCACCAACACAGTCACCACGATTGCACTCCTTCCAccctccctttcctttctttc
The genomic region above belongs to Colletotrichum higginsianum IMI 349063 chromosome 2, whole genome shotgun sequence and contains:
- a CDS encoding Conserved fungal protein yields the protein MNGNDIPVKQEGLGAPAGIWTTPTSQGMRPRPATIHEGFSYSMGDDYGTLPSWDSSPLPLQQTPSDAISRPVSVHQQDFYPVTTMDNNVSDWHQKPCEDTFEFHGLDTEMIGQAYTTDEAVPVLDLRYQQQDGEAFNFDCGPNPRRMSGSSFTMSTSGALSDMPSYEDFSAALSEAPSFSSDYPPPSNRNSLMSSTQLSPVASPRMTPQSRSELVRTQSRGRASPSPRPGMRSAPYSVERGTTKRWSTGSYGTQQNRRQTPFVFHPGHDAFGAHQRMSSRHSSPTIQHQQVPLNFTNLQAAQQHPFMMAAPPQYQRNSMNTMLLPSQLPSNGFHPDTHHFEAPPPLLSHGLFRMLQSNADPHSLHSHYTDLSDPPDLYASLHEEQIPPPPEDMNPSDPDLVPHEQELRFEGDLYTPRWVRGHGNKREGWCGICKPGRWLVLKNSAFWYDKSFTHGISAATGNPFQEPQETRRMDGNPDVWEGLCGSCNDWIALVSSKKKGTTWFRHAYKCHTHPKIKDAPKRRRESNHNRNLAASQMAKPKLEPQQQQQQPALPMPQQAPITPQMTPSVASVTSTPTPAQMQQQQQQQQQHHQVQQHQHLQQVQSPMPQMTHGQMGQNHGQPGNVINTLEGMPGMI